Part of the Bacteroidota bacterium genome, GCAGGTTTGGCATGGCCTCGCGCAGGCGGTGCAGGCGTTCCCAGGGGTCTTCTTGCAAGAAGCGCATGCACACATCGAAGGTGGCCCCCCCCCACACCTCCATACTGAAGAGGTTGGGGTTGTTCCGTGCAAAGCTCTCGGCTATCTGCAGCATGTCGTGCGTGCGTACCCGTGTGGCCAGCAGGCTCTGGTGCGCATCGCGCATGGTGGTGTCGGTAAACAGGATTTGCTTCTGCTGGCGTATCCATTCTACCAGGCCGCTTCGTCCGTGCTGCTCCAGCAGCTGCTTGCTGCCGGGCGTGTAGGGTGTATAGGGGTCGTAGTCGGGCACCACGGCTTTGCCAAAGCGGGGTTTCTCGGCATACTTTCCGGCGGTTTCATGCCCGTTTATGATGATGTCGGCCAGGTAACCCAGGGTTTTGGTACCCCGGTTTTGCCCTACGCGCACCTGCATCAGCTCAGGGTATTCTTCCAGAAAGCGAACGGTGGCGCCGCCGCCCTGTAGCACCTCATGCTGTACCACATTCTGCAGGAAAGGGATGTTGGTCTTCACCCCGCGTATACGAAACTCACTCAGTGCGCGTGCCATACGCTGGCAGGCCCCCTTCAGGGTGCGGCCGCTGGCGGTTATCTTCACCAGCATAGAGTCGTAGAAGGGCGAGATGCGCATGCCTGCATAGCTGCTGCCCTCGTCCAGGCGGATGCCCATGCCGGCGGCATTGCGGTAGTGCACAATGCGGCCATAGTCTGGCCGGAAGTTTTCGGAGGGGTCTTCGGTGGTAATGCGGCACTGCACCGCGTAGCCGTTGGCCCGCACATCCTCCTGGCCGTTGATGAAGATCTGGGGATGATCCAGCGGATAGCCCATGGCGATCAGTAGCTGGGTGCGCACCAGGTCTATGCCGGTTATGGCTTCGGTTACCGTGTGCTCTACCTGTATGCGGGGGTTTACCTCTATGAAGTAGATGCTGTCGTCTTCGTCTACCAGAAATTCCACGGTTCCGGCATTCTGGTAGTCTACGGCATCGGCCAGCCGCAGGGCGTAGGCATATAGTTTGTCCTTTACCTCCTGGCTGAGGGTGGGGGCCGGGGCTATCTCCACCACCTTCTGAAAGCGGCGCTGCACGGAGCAGTCGCGTTCGAAGAGGTGGATGCGCTTGCCCTGGCTATCGCCCAGTATCTGCACCTCTATGTGCTTGGGGTTCCGCACAAATTTTTCGAGGAAGATGGTATCGTCGCCGAAGGCGGACTTGGCTTCGCCCCGTGCTTCGGCATAGAACCGGCGCAGCTGCTCGGCATCCTGTGCCACGCGCATACCGCGTCCGCCACCGCCTGCCGCCGCCTTCAGGATCAGCGGGTAGCCAATGCGCTCGGCCTCTTTCAGGGCATCATCTACGCTGGTCAGGGGCTGCGCATTGCCGGGCACCATAGGCACCCCCTGCTGCTGGGCCACCTCCTTGGCCCGCACCTTGTCGCCCAGCGCAGCCATGCTCTCGGGCCTGGGGCCCACAAACACGATGCCCTCCTCGGCACAGCGGCGGGCAAAGTGTACATTCTCGGACAGGAAGCCATAACCCGGGTGGATGGCATCTACCTGTTTCTTTTTGGCCAGCGAGATGATCTCCTCTATATCCAGGTAGGGCTTCAGGGGCTCGTCTTCCTTGCCTATCTGGTAAGACTCATCTGCCTTGAAGCGGTGCAGGCTGTATCTATCCTCGTGGGTGTAGATTGCCACGGTGCGCAGGCCCAGCTCGGAGCCGGCACGTAGTACACGGATGGCGATCTCGCCGCGGTTGGCTACCAGCAGCTTGGCGAATGGCCTTGCAAGTGTATGCATGTGGGTAAAGGATCGGGCTGTACTAGTGCGAAAATACGGACAAATGTAGCCTTTTATGGCCAAAATTGCGCTAATGTGTACTAGAAAAAAGGCTACCCTGCCGCAGGGCCAGGGCCTTGGTTTCGGTTTCGGCCCATTCGGCCTCGCAGTCGCTGTCTACGGTCAGGGCGCCGCCCACATGTGTGCTCAGCCTACCTGTGGGGCTGTGGTAGATAAAGCTGCGTATCACCACGGCGAAGTCATAGTTGCCTGCCGGATCTGTATAGCCCACCGCACCGCTGTATAGGCCCCGGCCCACAGGCTCCAGCCGGTCTATGGCCTGCATGGCAGCCACCTTGGGGGCCCCGGTCATGCTACCTGGCGGAAAACTGGCCTCCAGGGCCTGC contains:
- a CDS encoding pyruvate carboxylase, with amino-acid sequence MHTLARPFAKLLVANRGEIAIRVLRAGSELGLRTVAIYTHEDRYSLHRFKADESYQIGKEDEPLKPYLDIEEIISLAKKKQVDAIHPGYGFLSENVHFARRCAEEGIVFVGPRPESMAALGDKVRAKEVAQQQGVPMVPGNAQPLTSVDDALKEAERIGYPLILKAAAGGGGRGMRVAQDAEQLRRFYAEARGEAKSAFGDDTIFLEKFVRNPKHIEVQILGDSQGKRIHLFERDCSVQRRFQKVVEIAPAPTLSQEVKDKLYAYALRLADAVDYQNAGTVEFLVDEDDSIYFIEVNPRIQVEHTVTEAITGIDLVRTQLLIAMGYPLDHPQIFINGQEDVRANGYAVQCRITTEDPSENFRPDYGRIVHYRNAAGMGIRLDEGSSYAGMRISPFYDSMLVKITASGRTLKGACQRMARALSEFRIRGVKTNIPFLQNVVQHEVLQGGGATVRFLEEYPELMQVRVGQNRGTKTLGYLADIIINGHETAGKYAEKPRFGKAVVPDYDPYTPYTPGSKQLLEQHGRSGLVEWIRQQKQILFTDTTMRDAHQSLLATRVRTHDMLQIAESFARNNPNLFSMEVWGGATFDVCMRFLQEDPWERLHRLREAMPNLLLQMLFRGSNGVGYAAYPDNVIQLFIEKAAENGMDIFRIFDSLNWLENMQTSIETVVKGTNSLAEVCICYTGDVADPARTKYDLNYYLDLARRIEDTGAHILAIKDMAGLLKPRAARMLIPKLREHLSIPIHLHTHDTSGLQVATYMEAIEAGVDIVDCALSSLSGLTSQPNLNSVVAMLQGSERQPKLDLTQLNLASNYWEEVRRYYFPFESGLQAATAEVFEHEIPGGQYSNLRPQATALGLGDRWEDIKQNYKKANELFGDIVKVTPSSKVVGDMALFMTTQNLTPEDILERGDSLSFPQSVVSFFRGDLGQPVGGFPKKLQQLILKNQQPYTDRPNAHLPALDIEAEFARFRQRFGSGKTLLDFLSHQMYPKVYEDWQAHRKEHGDVSVMPTPMFFYGLSEGEEVELNIDEGKKLILKYLYKTEPNEHGMRTVYFDMNGQTRAIEARDLSIKDIQAANAKATEANHIGAPLQGRLAKVHVKAGDRVEKNAPLFTIEAMKMETHVTAPAALSIQQVHLAAGALVEAADLIISTGK